Proteins co-encoded in one Populus trichocarpa isolate Nisqually-1 chromosome 10, P.trichocarpa_v4.1, whole genome shotgun sequence genomic window:
- the LOC18102261 gene encoding LOW QUALITY PROTEIN: sucrose synthase 2-like (The sequence of the model RefSeq protein was modified relative to this genomic sequence to represent the inferred CDS: deleted 1 base in 1 codon; substituted 1 base at 1 genomic stop codon), translating to HNGMLRDRTKPIMFSMARLDKVKNLTGLVECYGKSSKLRELVNLVVVGGYIDVNKSKDKEEMAEIEKMHDLVKXQYNLHGQFRWITAQMNRVRNGELYRYIADTKGAFVQPALYEAFGLTVVEAMVSGLPTFATCHGGPAEIIEHGVSGFHVDLYHPNQMVTLLVNFFEQCQKDPSHWNKISDGGLKRIHERYTWKIYSERLLTLTGVYGFWKHVSKLERRETRRYLEMFYILRFQDLVRSVPLAVEEQH from the exons CACAACGGCATGTTGAGAGACCGTACAAAACCTATCATGTTTTCCATGGCACGATTGGACAAGGTGAAAAACTTGACAGGGCTCGTTGAGTGCTATGGCAAGAGCAGCAAGCTAAGAGAACTTGTAAATCTTGTTGTGGTTGGAGGTTACATAGACGTGAATAAATCCAAGGATAAAGAAGAAATGGCTGAGATTGAAAAGATGCATGACCTAGTAAAG TAGCAGTACAATTTGCATGGTCAGTTTCGATGGATAACTGCCCAAATGAACCGTGTTCGTAACGGTGAACTCTACCGCTATATTGCTGACACAAAAGGTGCTTTTGTACAG CCTGCTCTCTATGAAGCATTTGGCCTCACTGTTGTGGAAGCTATGGTCAGTGGGCTTCCTACTTTTGCCACTTGCCATGGTGGCCCTGCTGAGATCATTGAGCATGGTGTTTCAGGCTTCCATGTTGATCTCTATCACCCTAATCAGATGGTCACACTTTTGGTCAACTTCTTTGAACAATGCCAGAAAGATCCTAGCCACTGGAACAAGATTTCTGATGGAGGGCTTAAGAGAATCCATGAAAG GTACACATGGAAGATTTATTCTGAGAGGCTACTGACACTAACTGGTGTTTACGGCTTCTGGAAGCATGTTTCTAAGCTCGAGAGGAGAGAAACAAGGCGATATCTGGAGATGTTTTACATTCTCAGGTTCCAGGATCTGGT TCGATCGGTTCCGCTAGCAGTTGAAGAGCAACACTGA
- the LOC112328850 gene encoding uncharacterized protein LOC112328850: MLFFSVAWSLWLLRNDLIFQQKTPDYDSIFFLIITRLCLWLKAIHFDFPYSPSDLIRSADSLLRWSNAHSFRIHNMWSPPMINSLKWNVDGSSLGKPGPSGIGGVLRNHHGHLLGMFSVPVGILDSNIAELRAIVKAIELSASNCLFHHQHLIIESDSVNAISWMNKPHNRPWKHHNLFSSVNRLKAYFGSITFSHIFHESNCMAYCMAKQGVQRSSDFVAWL; encoded by the coding sequence ATGTTGTTCTTCTCAGTGGCATGGTCTCTTTGGCTACTTCGAAATGATCTGATCTTCCAACAGAAGACACCTGACTATGATTCAATATTCTTTCTTATTATCACTCGTCTATGTCTATGGCTAAAAGCTATCCATTTTGATTTCCCATACTCCCCTTCAGATCTGATCAGATCGGCAGATAGCTTACTTCGGTGGTCCAATGCCCACTCCTTCAGGATTCATAATATGTGGTCTCCTCCTATGATTAATAGCCTCAAATGGAACGTGGATGGCTCGTCTCTTGGTAAGCCAGGCCCTTCTGGAATAGGTGGTGTACTGCGAAATCATCATGGACATCTTCTCGGTATGTTCTCTGTTCCAGTTGGTATTTTAGACTCTAATATTGCTGAGTTAAGGGCTATTGTCAAAGCCATTGAACTTTCAGCATCTAATTGTCTCTTTCACCATCAACACCTTATCATAGAATCTGACTCAGTCAATGCTATTAGCTGGATGAATAAGCCTCACAACCGTCCCTGGAAGCATCATAATTTGTTCTCCTCTGTTAATAGGCTGAAAGCATATTTTGGTTCAATCACCTTCTCCCATATCTTCCATGAAAGTAATTGCATGGCATATTGCATGGCTAAACAAGGAGTGCAGAGATCAAGTGATTTTGTTGCCTGGCTTTGA
- the LOC127905858 gene encoding uncharacterized protein LOC127905858, producing MARQADRLVKIGQEGFAAIDEHFGRAKRRPPVMKVPYAHPTYYYATEVIDSNEAAQRYKGRVYVDYPKGKPVPF from the coding sequence ATGGCACGTCAGGCAGATCGTCTTGTTAAGATTGGGCAGGAGGGTTTTGCAGCCATTGATGAGCACTTCGGCCGGGCCAAGAGGCGGCCACCAGTTATGAAGGTTCCCTATGCTCATCCCACATATTACTATGCAACAGAAGTTATCGACAGCAACGAGGCAGCTCAACGCTACAAGGGGAGGGTTTATGTCGATTACCCTAAGGGTAAACCAGTTCCGTTTTAA